The Anabas testudineus chromosome 3, fAnaTes1.2, whole genome shotgun sequence sequence TTGCATAATGTTTTGAATCTTAAATAGCAACAAGGTGCTCTAAACCGCTGTCTGTGAAATATTTTCCGTTGTTATTTCGAGCTGTAGGAGTGTCTGCATGACACTGCTTTGAAAAAGTGGGCACATCATCTTTCATTCTATTCTCAGCATGTTTAGAAAGACGATCTTCAAGTAACGTGCGCTGTTTACTAGTCACTTGTTATGTGGCACATACTGTCAAGTTCTGAAGTTCTTTTGGATCAAGATTTCAAAACAGATGCTCATTTGATTTTAACAGTCTATGATTTGCTGTTGCTAGTGTTTCCCCAGAGCCTTTCTAAACTAACGTAATCAAATAATACTGTGACATAGCTGAGCCCTTCATGTCCTTCAGTAGAGATAAACAAGCAGGTCTCCAGCCAGCATTTGGAGATGCAATCACTACACTGACATGTTTGGCAGTCTCCTGGTTTAGTCTCACACCAGACAGCTGCTCTGAGATACAGATAGAGGAACATGCATGTTGTTAAAAACAATATCGGCACAGAAAGACCTCCCTCCACCCAGGGTGGAGAGAATGACATTGACAGCTGAGAGTGAGTGTTCAGCTCTTAACACCGATCACTGCGCTCTCTGCTGAGCTCGGCAGATCAATAGGCTGTACCAGCACAGCAGGCCCCTGGGAAGGCATCCAACATCACAGCAGTGTCACCGCTGAACCTCttgacacagacaaacagtgaaacataaGCATGACAAAGAGCCCTGTTCAGCTAGCTCGTGTTCCTGTTTAAAAGCCTCATTAATTAATTGAATGTGAGAGTAAGAATGTACTTTTCTGTGACTGTTCCTCAGATCAGAGGAGTGTTTACCGCGCTAGAAATTAAAGATGTCTTTGATACGGTTCTTAACTTACCGTAACCTTTGTTTAATAGACAATCAAAAGCCTAATTATTGTCAGTTCAGGGAGCGGACActgaaaaagtacagaaatagggagatttaaatgaacaaacattCGTTTATAGAAGGACGACTTCTCCaatcctgtttttctttctaaaactgccaatgaaaacaacaaagtgctGATGGGATGATTGCTCATGGGCAAGTTTAAAGATCTGAATGTATTATTTAGCACTGTTTGTCTAGTAAGGTAAAAAAATCCTGTATTTATTTGGGATATTTTAAATGCCTGTAGTAGTGCAGTGCATAATGACCTGATCAACTCCACACTGCAGGCCGggctcatactgtatatactgtggGGGAAATGTAAACCTTCACCATCTGTGAAAGACAACACGTCGCTATTAAACTAACCTGATGTCTGTGATGCAtgagtattttttttacagaagaACATGACTGCTCATTCTTCAGAACAAGGGGTTTAACAACCACTACGTTGTTTAGATTATACCTGCTGTTGTGGATATGGTTGCCAACGGCTTCACAGGAGAATAAAGGACTGATTTTATTCTCTATTTTTGTAGAGATTCGGTGATTCAtgagaaaacagagcagctggaAGGAGAAAGGGCTTCATTATGCAGAACGCACTTTTTCATCAGCTTATGCTGAGTCATCGCAGCCCTTCTGAGCTTCTGTTCTGTGGAGCCCCCTCATCCTTCATCACATCAGGACCCGATAATAACCCCAGGCGTCAAGGTGAAAACTGTTTCCACAAACAGTGATTTTGTAGGAAAGACTTCAGGTATCTGGCAGGCAGCCATATTGTCTTCAAGAAACGGTTTCACTCAAAATCGGTGTTGGTGTTCCTTAAATTAAGTGAAGCAGCTtctatgtttatttatttatttattttagctctGGTGTTAAGCACAAAATGAGTATGAGTTTTTATGTATGAGGAAGAACCTCACTTTGGCCTGCAAACGTGTTTCTGAACAAGCTTTTTGTGCCCCCTGCTGACAAAGGTTGGGCCCTACACCTCAGTTCTAAAGATAAATCAGGCTGTGTAGTATTTGCAGTTGAGCACAGtcttatatttttatttcatggctTTGTTTAAACGATGGTTATATCATCACTCATGCTGGttcaagtaaacaaaacatgttttgattttttcaCGTGTGCATGAGCACAGTTTACTCGTGGCCGAGTTTTTGTATGTTAGCCCGTGTTCCTCCTCAAGCTTGTAACACCCGTCCACCCCTTTTTCAAGTTGTTGCTTCTCGTGGTGTTGCTTGGTGGGGACAGGTGTCTCTGGTATGCTGTGGCCACGTTGGTATCATCGGCATGTCTGTACACCTCAGTGCCAGTCAGTGTGGGCAGCAGGAAAGCTGCTGGGAAGAGCTGTGTGAGACAGGAGACATGATGTTTGGCATTTAGCACATGGGAGGTCAGAAACTATcaatacatttcagtttcatggaaacaaatattgtgtgttttgatgttttgaacACAGTTCCATGAGAATTATGTATGgaataaaaacatcatgttGTTTCTCACTGAAAAGTCAGTGCTGCTTAAACTTAATCTGTTCTAAAGGTGCAAACCTGTGGTGGTAGATTAATTTGAGAGGACTTACATGTTGAAACATGAGAGATGACCGAGGTGAAGTTTGTAGTTGAATCTGTTTGTTGGTCTTGAGTCAGGTCATCGCCCGATGGAAGAGGAGACGCTGGAGAGGACGTCATTGAAAGCGAGAGCAGATTAACcaacttaaatacaaaacaatgcaGCATCATGATCACtttatgtacagtggcaagaaaatcatggttttctgcattaatttgtcataaaatgtgatctgattttcatgtgcctaaaataataacacaaagaaattctgatGTTCCTTGTCTTTATTggaaaaaatcataaaaacattatagcaatagtggaaaaagtatgtgaacccgaAATTAAATGcgaattaatgcagaaaatcatgaaattccgaaaggttcacatacttttctttgCCACTGTAAACAACTACAGAATTGAAAAGCCCCAGTTAAGATGCTCTCGCTTGCTCAGTGTTCAGCGTTTAACATATGGCATAACTAATTTCCATTTCTTGGAAGTAAATACTGTAGCACTGTCTCCTACCTGGACGCGGTCTCTCTTCTACTTTGGCTCCCTCCCCGAGCAACATCTCCTGCAGCAGGCTGTCCATTCTGGCTTCACCCAGCAGCTGTGCTAAGTGGAGAGTCTCCACCATCTGCCAGGCCACACTCTGCAGGGGAGGCAGGATCAGCAGGAGCTCTCCAAACCTTCCTTTCTGCTCGCAGGTTGCTTCCTCTAGAAGCAGATGGGCTTGAAAACGCAGATGTCTAACCACCTGTGGACTCTCCAAACCTGGACAGTCTATGTTGAGGAGGAGAGAGCATTTCAATTGTTAGCATAAGCAAGGAATGAAAGAGCTACGGGGTTTTATCCACGTAGATGACATGACTGGAACAACATGACAATAAAAGCAGGTGTAGAAGTTCAGAGATGTGTTTATAGTTGTACAGTTTTGCTTTAAAGTGATTAATCTGGCAGCTACCATTATGCCACTGTATGATCACGGAGGATTAAACTGAGCAGAGATCATCAACAGCCTGTCTACTGATGGAGAAAATGCATGTAAGGCAGTGAGATTCAAGCTACTTTCTAGAAAACTGGGAGTTAATGGTTGTTTTAGTGCTTTAGAAATGAATAATTactaatatttgttaatatgtCTTTGCTGGACTGTGGTGAAGTGTCCTCAGTCCTCCAGTCTGTCTCCAGTGCTGCAGCCTCAGGTAAATGGGCCATTAAGTTCAGTGGGAAACCATGTCTGCCTGACTGCCAAGAACTTCACCACCTACTGATATTATTAGAAACTCGCTCTGAAAACACAGACGACTCAGACTAAACTACACGTGCAAGAGGTCGAAAAACTCAAACACATCAAAGACAGAACATTAGCACAAGTTGTCTGGTGCAAAAAAAACGAGGTCAAGTACGATTCACAGCTCCCCTCTCCCATCTAACTGGACCAACCTGGAGCAAAGAAGACAATGGTTCTGAGGCAAGCAAACTCTTTATCTGTGATGTCCAGCTCTCTGAGAGGTTTCACCAGCTCCTCTTGGATCCTGAAGGCCACTCTGGACACCTCAACCTCTGCACCTCTTAGAGGTATCACAAAGTTGTTTCCTGATCAATGCACATAAACAGATGCCAGATATTTAGCAGGAGGATTACTGCTGATACAGGTCATACgtaaacatttctctgtttctgcacatAACTTtatggtgaaataaaaaagttttaacaGTTGTACTTGTCCTACCTAGAAGAATGAGATTGTTGTAAGGCAGAGAGCGCCTTGCTGCCCCTAGAATAAGTTGTTCTGCAGAGTGGGATCGTAGCAGAGTTACCTGCAAACAAGCATGGACCTCATGTCATACACAGAGTGAAAATGCAAATCAGCTGTTATTCTGCATTGAAAGCTTGACGTTAGCTGTGTAGAGGTTATTTAGATATTTAGTACACATACCCTGTCGTCTATCGAGAGGCTACAAAATTCTGGGATGTGTTTTGCCCACTCCACCAGCAGGAGGAGTTGATGCTTCATGGACTCAAACACATCTCCCACGC is a genomic window containing:
- the hnf4b gene encoding hepatic nuclear factor 4, beta, translated to MKLTGTVLKLEFSGCSTDTEHLNDMMVIPLQTVSASTLSLSPPGEGRTRCSICADKATGKHYGASSCDGCKGFFRRSIRNSHTYNCRFKRQCIVDKDKRNQCRYCRLQKCLKAGMKKEAVQNERDCINSQRAKGPQTVGTLSISVLLRAEASVQQFPALVSPKRHDINSKKTACVGDVFESMKHQLLLLVEWAKHIPEFCSLSIDDRVTLLRSHSAEQLILGAARRSLPYNNLILLGNNFVIPLRGAEVEVSRVAFRIQEELVKPLRELDITDKEFACLRTIVFFAPDCPGLESPQVVRHLRFQAHLLLEEATCEQKGRFGELLLILPPLQSVAWQMVETLHLAQLLGEARMDSLLQEMLLGEGAKVEERPRPASPLPSGDDLTQDQQTDSTTNFTSVISHVSTSLPSSFPAAHTDWH